AGAGCGACGATATAATCCGAATAGACGGAAGCAAAGTTGATATCGTGAATGACAATGACAACCGTTTTGCCCCTTTCGTCTACCAAACGTCGCAGCACTTTCATGATCTGGACAGAATGCTTCATATCCAAATTGTTGAGTGGCTCATCCAAGAGGACGTATTCCGTATTTTGAGCAACAACCATTGCGATGTAAGCGCGTTGACGCTGACCGCCACTCAACTGGTCGAGGTACTTGTGTTGAATATCCGTAAGCTCCAAATACTGGATAGCCTCATCTACATACTTCCAATCCTCTTTTGTCAAATTGCCTTGTGAATACGGGAAGCGACCAAAGCTGACCAGCTCACGAATCGTCAACCGCACCGTAATGTGGTTCGATTGCTTGAGAATCGAGATTTTCTTTGCCAGCTCACTGCTCTTTGTCTGCCCAATCTCCCGACCCTCAATGAAAACCTCACCTTGATCCTTGGTCAACAGGCGACTAATCATCGACAGCAACGTACTCTTTCCGGCCCCATTGGGTCCGATGAAGGACGTGATTTTCCCCTTGGCAATTTTCACAGAGACATCTTCCACGACATATTTGCTACCATATAGTTTTGAGACATTCCGGACTTCGATCACGCTTTATTCTCCTTTAACAGAAGATAGATGAAGTAAACTCCACCAATAAAGTTGACAATGACACTAAGCGTCGTGGAGAACGCAAGTACACGCTCCACGATCAACAAACCGCCAACCAGTGCAATCACACTGATTAAAGCCGAGCCCACCAGCAAGTATTTATGCTGATAGGTTTTCATAAACTGATGGGCGAGATTCGCTACCAGCAGTCCGAGGAAGGTAATCGGTCCAACGAGCGCTGTCGCGATTGATACGAGAATGGCAATGACGACGAGGAACCGTTTGATGACAAAATCGTACGGAATCCCCAAATTAATCGCCTGATCCCGACCGAGTGATAACACATCCAAGTACTTGATGTATCGCCAGAAGTAAATCATGATACCGATGACCAGAACAAAGCTCGTGATCAACAGGTCTGTTTTTACATTGTTGAAGCTGGCGAACATTCGGTCTTGCACAACCAGAAACTCATTCGGATCAATCAACACTTGCATGAACGTGGACAAACTGCTAAACAATGTGCCCAAGATCAATCCGATAAGGAGCAGGAAATAAATGCTTTGCCCTTCCCTCTTAAACAGGAATTTGTAGAGCAAGCCTGCGAAAAGCACCATCCCACCTGTCGAGATCAGAAAGTTGACGTTGTTGTTCATCAAGGTGAAATGGGTGGAGCCAAAAACAAAGATCACAAATGTTTGGATGAACATATAGAGCGAATCAAGGCCGATGATGCTAGGCGTCAAGATTCGGTTGTTCGTGATTGTCTGGAAGATCATCGTAGAAAAGGCGATAATGCAACCGGTTAAAATGATGGCAAGAATTTTCTTAGCCCGCCGAGGAAGGACGTAATCCCAGTTGCCACCGGCGTCAATCATCATAAAAATGGCTATCAAAGCAATCGCCACTATCGACAGGGCAGCTATCTTCGCTTTCATTGTTCATATGCCTTTCTTCTCATGAGTAAGTACACGAATATCCCGCTGCCAATGACCCCAACCATCATGCCGATGGAAATCTCGTATGGGAAGATGATGAGGCGTCCCAGGATATCACAAGCAAGTACAAACACCGCGCCAAGCAAAGCGGTATGAGATAAGCTTTTTTTCAGGTTATCTCCCAGGTAGATCGTAACCAGGTTGGGAATGATCAGCCCCAAAAACGGGATTGTCCCTACTGTGAGAATAACTACCGAGGTCACACAAGCGACAATGACCAGTCCAATGTTGACGACATGCTTGTAGTTCAACCCGAGGTTGATGGCGAACTCTTCACCCATTCCGGCAATGGTAAACTTGTTCGCATACAAGTAAGCGATAATCACCAGCGGAATGCTTATGTACAAAAGCTCATAGCTGCCTTTCATAATGGTGGAGAAATCTCCATGCAACCAAGCAGACATGTTTTGCATCAGGTCATGCTTATAAGCGAAAAACGTCGTGATGGACCCGACGATGTTTCCAAACATCAGTCCCACTAACGGGATGAAAATGGAGTCTTTAAATTTGATTCTTTCGAGAATCTTCATAAAGACAAAGGTTCCAAAGAGAGCAAATGCAAAAGCAACGAGTAGCTTCACCCAGGAGCTCGCATCGACGAATACCAAGAGTGAAACCAATATTCCGAATCGAACGGAGTCCTCTGTCCCTGCTGTCGTCGGAGAAACGAACTTGTTTCGGGTTAGCTGTTGCATGATCAATCCGGCGATACTCATGCTGACCCCTGCGATGATAATACTGATCACACGCGGAATCCTGCTAATCCATAGCACTTGCACTTTGTCATCTGTGAGATTGAACAGATCCCACGGAGATATATCTTTCACGCCAATAAAAAGTGAAACGAACGATAGCAAAATCAGTGCTACAACCAAATATCTCTTTTTCATCGCGTCCCTACTCTTCTTACTTTTTCATGGAGTAATGTCCCGTATTGACTCGAATATTTACCAAAGAGAATAATTCTCATGATCATTAATAAAGAGATTCATTCTCAATTAGAACTACCTTTGTTATATTAGCACTTCTTTATCGGAAGGGAAAGCTTTTTTTCATTAGTCGGCTAATTTTTTCCTCAGCCTGTCAAAATACCGCCACGAACAAGAAAACCGCCAGGGCAAAAACCCTGACGGTCCTGATTTATTTGGATGTGTACGAGCCTGTTACGTTTTGAACGAATCGATCTCCGCTCCCGTCATTCTCAATCAGCACATTTCCTTCGACTGTATCAATGACAATATCGCCGCTTTGGTCCGATATCGTAATATCACCCTTATGCTTCCTAATATACATATCACCGGATTGATCGTGAATCGCTACGTTTCCACCCGTATTTTCCATGACGATCTCACCTGAATCGTCTTCGATCAGTTTGAGGGCTGACGCGTCCTTGATCTTAATATCACCGGACTGGTCACGAATCTCTACCTCTCCGTTCGTATTCGTTAATTGAATATCACCAGAGTCATCCTCAATCGTGAGCTTTCCTGTTAGATTCGTCATGTCAATATCTCCTGATCCATCGGTAAGGGCTATCGGCAGCTTGGCTGGAACGATTACCGTTATCGTCATATCCACAAAGTTAAAACCGATATCTGTGTTCACTTCGGATCGTAGTGTTGCGTTATTCCCATCCTTCTCGAGTGTAAGGATGATTTCTTCGGGTTTGACATTTTTCGATTTGATTTCAGCCTCTACATGAATCGCGGTTGCTTTCTCATCACCTTTGACGATCAAATCGCCTGAATCGGTCACAATATTCAACGCCTCGATGGACTCCGCAGGTAATTCAAGCTGTCTTTTTTCTTCTTCAACCTTGATCACGTTATTGTTGATCGTGCATCCGGCCAAGCCAATTCCCACAGCAATAAGGCCTACTCCTATCCACTGTTTCACTTGTTTCATCTGTTTCCCCTCGATACTGGTTATTTTTACAAGATAAGTTCTATAACATCATAGCAAAACAGCGTAGAAGGGAAATCAGGCTGCAGGGTTGTTCTCTCGTCAGTCCGCAGACGGATATTCCATTGTAGAGATCCCGTCTTTTCCCTACACTACAAGTAAGCATATTTCTCTAATTGAGTTGTCGCGGAGGGTAAAACAATGGACTTGAATCGAATCCAACTTGTGACGGATGCTTTTCCGTGCTTTTCCCTTGTTCCGGAAGCCGCATGGCGCCATCCTGACATAACAGTGGAACGCTTTTCTCCCCAGCTTACGATGCAGCAGGGTCATCTGTTTGCCCATGCCGCTTTTGTATTGTCAGGCAAGGTCCGCATCTATATCATCAGCGAGTCAGGACGTGAGGTTACGTTATATCGGGTACAACGCGGGGGAGTCTGCGTCCTCATGATGGCCAGTATTTTAGGTGAGACGGGCTATGAAGCATCCGCACAGCTAGAAGAGGAAACCGAGCTGCTGCTTTTGCCTGTAGATGTTTTCAAAGACTGGATGGATCACTATAAGGACTTGCGTCAGTTTATTTACCGGAACATGATCAACCGAATGGTCTCCGTCACATCTCTGGTCGAGGATATCGCGTTTAAACCGATCAACGCCCGCATCGCCGAATTATTGCTCCGTCGTACCACAGATTCTCACAATCATCTTTCCATCACCCATGAAGCGATTGCCATAGAACTCGGAACTGCCCGAGAGGTAATCAGTCGGTCACTCAAGGAGTTTGAAAAAGCCGGGTGGCTTCAGTTAGGCCGAGGCCGAATCACAGCTATTCGCCGTGATGCCCTCCAGGAAAAACTTTTTCCTAGTGATTGGTGAGATTGGTGAGTAAGTTACAGAAGCAACCATTTTCTCTCTCTACAATAAAGTCGTAGTGACTACCCATGAAAAGGGAGAGGATGTTTCATGTCAAAAGCACGTTCGTATTATGAATCAGCAAATTTGTCGCATATCCCAGAATTGATGAAATTGGCGCCTGACGCTGCCGCTTCTTATTTTTCTTTCGAGCGGCAAATCTACCAGC
This genomic stretch from Brevibacillus brevis harbors:
- a CDS encoding ABC transporter ATP-binding protein; this translates as MIEVRNVSKLYGSKYVVEDVSVKIAKGKITSFIGPNGAGKSTLLSMISRLLTKDQGEVFIEGREIGQTKSSELAKKISILKQSNHITVRLTIRELVSFGRFPYSQGNLTKEDWKYVDEAIQYLELTDIQHKYLDQLSGGQRQRAYIAMVVAQNTEYVLLDEPLNNLDMKHSVQIMKVLRRLVDERGKTVVIVIHDINFASVYSDYIVALKDGKVVKEGTTDEIITQPILKDVYDMDIHIEDIEQNKICVYFA
- a CDS encoding iron chelate uptake ABC transporter family permease subunit, producing the protein MKAKIAALSIVAIALIAIFMMIDAGGNWDYVLPRRAKKILAIILTGCIIAFSTMIFQTITNNRILTPSIIGLDSLYMFIQTFVIFVFGSTHFTLMNNNVNFLISTGGMVLFAGLLYKFLFKREGQSIYFLLLIGLILGTLFSSLSTFMQVLIDPNEFLVVQDRMFASFNNVKTDLLITSFVLVIGIMIYFWRYIKYLDVLSLGRDQAINLGIPYDFVIKRFLVVIAILVSIATALVGPITFLGLLVANLAHQFMKTYQHKYLLVGSALISVIALVGGLLIVERVLAFSTTLSVIVNFIGGVYFIYLLLKENKA
- a CDS encoding ABC transporter permease gives rise to the protein MKKRYLVVALILLSFVSLFIGVKDISPWDLFNLTDDKVQVLWISRIPRVISIIIAGVSMSIAGLIMQQLTRNKFVSPTTAGTEDSVRFGILVSLLVFVDASSWVKLLVAFAFALFGTFVFMKILERIKFKDSIFIPLVGLMFGNIVGSITTFFAYKHDLMQNMSAWLHGDFSTIMKGSYELLYISIPLVIIAYLYANKFTIAGMGEEFAINLGLNYKHVVNIGLVIVACVTSVVILTVGTIPFLGLIIPNLVTIYLGDNLKKSLSHTALLGAVFVLACDILGRLIIFPYEISIGMMVGVIGSGIFVYLLMRRKAYEQ
- a CDS encoding DUF4097 family beta strand repeat-containing protein, coding for MKQVKQWIGVGLIAVGIGLAGCTINNNVIKVEEEKRQLELPAESIEALNIVTDSGDLIVKGDEKATAIHVEAEIKSKNVKPEEIILTLEKDGNNATLRSEVNTDIGFNFVDMTITVIVPAKLPIALTDGSGDIDMTNLTGKLTIEDDSGDIQLTNTNGEVEIRDQSGDIKIKDASALKLIEDDSGEIVMENTGGNVAIHDQSGDMYIRKHKGDITISDQSGDIVIDTVEGNVLIENDGSGDRFVQNVTGSYTSK
- a CDS encoding Crp/Fnr family transcriptional regulator, whose translation is MDLNRIQLVTDAFPCFSLVPEAAWRHPDITVERFSPQLTMQQGHLFAHAAFVLSGKVRIYIISESGREVTLYRVQRGGVCVLMMASILGETGYEASAQLEEETELLLLPVDVFKDWMDHYKDLRQFIYRNMINRMVSVTSLVEDIAFKPINARIAELLLRRTTDSHNHLSITHEAIAIELGTAREVISRSLKEFEKAGWLQLGRGRITAIRRDALQEKLFPSDW